In Nicotiana tabacum cultivar K326 chromosome 11, ASM71507v2, whole genome shotgun sequence, a single window of DNA contains:
- the LOC107766808 gene encoding putative inactive receptor kinase At5g10020 isoform X1 codes for MTLSQYLSLLLLLLLFHLNASSASEEEVRSLLEFKKGIKDDPLGKIFNTWSQTGLGSDPSTCPKSFHGVVCDTNSNSVISIVLDGLGLVGDLKFSTLNGLKQLKNLSLSGNFFTGRVVPALGSMFTLQHLDLSGNQFYGPIPARINELWSLNYLNLSNNNFTGGYPSGISSLQQLRVVDLHNNGLWGDIEELFYELRYIEHLDLSNNSFFGSFSNMGPDNVSALAATVQIMNLSHNNLDGGFFRGDLLQRFVNLRVLDLGNNALMGELPSFGLLPNLRVLRLGNNQLFGSIPEELLQGMVPLEELDLSGNGFSGSIPKVNSTTLSVLNISSNHLLGSLPSSVGNCAVVDLSRNMLDDNISVIESWGGNLETIDLSSNRLTGIIPNITSQFQRLTSLNFGNNSLEGNLPPSLGTYPRLVTLDLSTNKLGGPIPPTLFTSMTLMNLNMSGNQLSGLIPIEGSHSSELLLQPTYPALESLDLSENSLTSNLSSGIGNLGRLQVLNLAKNQLSGMLPSELGKLRSLEFLDVSKNNFTGRIPENLSSNLRVFNVSYNDLSGTVPISLKNFSDSSFHPGNSLLIFPSNWPHNNHGVPDQSSPHHHSSKSSIKVAIIVASVGALLMIAFVLFAYRRARAQDSRLRSGFNGQSAGRDVKLGRFNRPAIFKFHGSSEPPPTSLSFSNDHLLTSNSRSLSGQIESGTEIVEHVFPEGVTAGSATSHTVGNHPTTSGRRSSPDSPIGSSPRFIDTIEQPVTLDVYSPDRLAGELFFLDGSLSFTAEELSRAPAEVLGRSSHGTLYKATLNSGHVLTVKWLRVGLVKNKKEFAKEVKKIGSVRHPNAVPLRAYYWGPREQERLILADYIAGDSLAMHLYETTPRRYSPLSFNQRLKVAVEVARCLAYLHERSLPHGDLKPTNIILVGADYSARLTDYGLHRLMTPAGIAEQILNLGALGYRAPELATATKPIPSFKADVYALGVILMELLTRRSAGDIISGQSGAVDLTDWVRLCDQEGRGMDCIDRDIAGGEEQCKAMDDLLAVSLRCILPVNERPNIRQVVEDLCSISV; via the exons ATGACTCTCTCTCAATATCTCTCTCTACTACTCCTTTTGCTTCTGTTCCACCTCAACGCCTCTTCTGCTTCAGAAGAAGAAGTTCGATCACTTTTGGAGTTCAAAAAGGGCATAAAAGACGACCCATTAGGCAAAATCTTCAACACATGGAGCCAAACGGGTCTCGGGTCAGATCCATCAACATGCCCAAAGTCATTCCACGGCGTCGTTTGTGACACCAACTCAAATTCAGTTATCTCCATTGTACTTGACGGGCTTGGATTAGTGGGTGACTTGAAGTTCTCTACTCTGAATGGGCTAAAACAGCTCAAAAATCTCAGTCTTTCGGGTAACTTTTTCACGGGTCGGGTTGTACCCGCTTTGGGTTCCATGTTCACTCTTCAACATTTGGATCTGTCTGGTAACCAGTTTTATGGGCCAATCCCGGCCAGAATTAACGAGCTTTGGAGTTTGAATTACCTCAATTTGAGTAACAATAATTTTACAGGGGGTTACCCTAGTGGAATTAGTAGTCTTCAGCAGTTGAGAGTAGTGGATTTGCATAATAATGGGCTTTGGGGTGATATTGAGGAGTTGTTTTATGAGTTGAGGTATATTGAGCATCTTGATTTGAGTAACAACTCGTTTTTCGGGTCGTTTTCGAATATGGGACCGGATAATGTATCTGCATTGGCTGCAACAGTTCAGATTATGAATTTGAGTCATAATAACTTGGATGGTGGTTTTTTTAGGGGAGATTTGTTGCAGAGATTTGTGAATTTGAGAGTGTTGGATTTGGGGAATAATGCTTTAATGGGAGAGCTTCCGTCTTTCGGGTTATTGCCTAATTTGAGGGTTCTAAGGCTTGGGAATAATCAGCTCTTCGGGTCGATTCCTGAGGAGCTTTTGCAAGGGATGGTTCCATTGGAAGAACTGGATCTTAGTGGCAATGGATTTTCAG GTTCAATTCCGAAAGTCAATTCAACAACTTTGAGTGTTCTAAATATTTCATCAAACCACCTGTTAGGTTCACTCCCATCTTCTGTTGGAAATTGTGCAGTTGTGGATTTGAGCAGAAATATGCTAGATGATAACATTTCAGTTATTGAGAGCTGGGGAGGCAATCTGGAAACTattgatttgagttcaaacaggTTGACTGGAATTATTCCCAATATAACCTCTCAGTTTCAACGTTTGACTTCTCTTAATTTCGGAAACAATTCTCTCGAGGGAAACTTACCTCCATCATTGGGCACCTACCCAAGACTGGTTACACTTGATCTCAGCACCAATAAACTTGGTGGACCTATTCCACCTACATTGTTCACTTCAATGACATTAATGAACCTCAATATGTCCGGAAATCAGTTGTCAGGATTAATTCCTATTGAAGGCTCTCATAGTAGCGAATTACTTCTTCAACCAACATACCCGGCACTAGAGTCTCTTGATCTTTCAGAAAACTCATTGACAAGTAATTTGTCTTCTGGCATTGGCAATCTGGGGAGGCTTCAAGTGCTAAATCTTGCTAAGAATCAGTTATCAGGCATGCTGCCCAGCGAATTGGGTAAACTTAGAAGTTTGGAATTCCTTGATGTATCTAAAAACAACTTTACGGGTAGAATCCCTGAAAATCTTTCATCGAATTTGAGGGTCTTTAATGTGTCTTACAATGATCTAAGTGGTACAGTCCCTATTAGCTTGAAAAACTTTTCTGATAGTTCATTTCATCCTGGAAACTCACTCTTGATCTTCCCGAGCAACTGGCCACATAATAATCATGGCGTTCCTGATCAAAGTAGTCCGCACCATCACAGCTCGAAATCCAGTATCAAAGTGGCAATTATTGTTGCCTCAGTTGGAGCTCTTTTGATGATTGCCTTCGTTCTCTTCGCTTACCGTCGAGCTCGGGCCCAAGATTCCCGCTTGCGAAGTGGATTTAATGGCCAATCCGCTGGAAGAGATGTTAAACTTGGAAGGTTCAATCGGCCTGCTATTTTCAAGTTCCATGGCTCCTCAGAGCCGCCCCCAACTTCGTTGAGTTTCTCTAATGATCACTTGCTCACATCAAACTCAAGATCGCTGTCTGGGCAAATTGAGTCTGGTACAGAAATTGTTGAGCATGTTTTTCCAGAGGGAGTAACTGCAGGTTCAGCAACTTCGCACACCGTAGGTAATCATCCTACAACATCTGGCCGGAGATCCTCGCCAGACTCTCCAATAGGTTCCTCCCCTCGTTTTATTGACACAATTGAACAACCAGTGACATTGGATGTGTATTCACCTGATCGATTGGCTGGGGAATTGTTCTTCCTGGATGGTTCACTGTCATTTACTGCTGAGGAGTTATCTCGTGCGCCTGCTgaagttctgggtagaagtagcCATGGTACATTGTATAAAGCTACTCTAAATAGTGGTCACGTTCTCACTGTCAAGTGGTTGCGGGTGGGGTTAGtaaaaaacaagaaagaatttGCAAAGGAAGTTAAAAAGATCGGATCTGTCAGGCATCCAAATGCTGTTCCTTTACGAGCATATTACTGGGGTCCTCGGGAACAAGAGAGGCTCATTCTAGCAGACTACATAGCAGGAGATAGCTTGGCAATGCATCTTTATG AGACAACCCCTCGGAGGTACTCCCCGTTATCCTTCAACCAGAGGTTGAAAGTCGCTGTAGAAGTTGCTCGGTGTTTGGCATACCTGCATGAGAGAAGCCTGCCTCATGGAGACTTGAAGCCGACTAATATAATCTTGGTTGGTGCTGATTACAGTGCCCGCCTCACAGATTATGGTCTCCACCGCTTGATGACTCCAGCAGGGATTGCAGAGCAGATATTGAACCTAGGGGCTCTTGGGTACCGCGCTCCCGAACTTGCTACTGCAACGAAACCTATCCCATCGTTTAAGGCTGATGTATACGCTCTTGGCGTGATTCTAATGGAATTGCTCACGAGAAGAAGCGCTGGTGACATAATCTCGGGGCAATCAGGTGCAGTTGATTTAACAGATTGGGTTCGGTTGTGTGATCAAGAAGGTAGAGGAATGGACTGTATTGATAGAGATATTGCAGGAGGAGAAGAACAGTGCAAAGCAATGGATGATCTGCTAGCTGTGTCATTAAGGTGTATTCTACCAGTAAATGAAAGGCCTAACATCAGACAAGTTGTTGAAGATTTGTGTTCCATATCTGTGTGA
- the LOC107766808 gene encoding putative inactive receptor kinase At5g10020 isoform X2: MTLSQYLSLLLLLLLFHLNASSASEEEVRSLLEFKKGIKDDPLGKIFNTWSQTGLGSDPSTCPKSFHGVVCDTNSNSVISIVLDGLGLVGDLKFSTLNGLKQLKNLSLSGNFFTGRVVPALGSMFTLQHLDLSGNQFYGPIPARINELWSLNYLNLSNNNFTGGYPSGISSLQQLRVVDLHNNGLWGDIEELFYELRYIEHLDLSNNSFFGSFSNMGPDNVSALAATVQIMNLSHNNLDGGFFRGDLLQRFVNLRVLDLGNNALMGELPSFGLLPNLRVLRLGNNQLFGSIPEELLQGMVPLEELDLSGNGFSVVDLSRNMLDDNISVIESWGGNLETIDLSSNRLTGIIPNITSQFQRLTSLNFGNNSLEGNLPPSLGTYPRLVTLDLSTNKLGGPIPPTLFTSMTLMNLNMSGNQLSGLIPIEGSHSSELLLQPTYPALESLDLSENSLTSNLSSGIGNLGRLQVLNLAKNQLSGMLPSELGKLRSLEFLDVSKNNFTGRIPENLSSNLRVFNVSYNDLSGTVPISLKNFSDSSFHPGNSLLIFPSNWPHNNHGVPDQSSPHHHSSKSSIKVAIIVASVGALLMIAFVLFAYRRARAQDSRLRSGFNGQSAGRDVKLGRFNRPAIFKFHGSSEPPPTSLSFSNDHLLTSNSRSLSGQIESGTEIVEHVFPEGVTAGSATSHTVGNHPTTSGRRSSPDSPIGSSPRFIDTIEQPVTLDVYSPDRLAGELFFLDGSLSFTAEELSRAPAEVLGRSSHGTLYKATLNSGHVLTVKWLRVGLVKNKKEFAKEVKKIGSVRHPNAVPLRAYYWGPREQERLILADYIAGDSLAMHLYETTPRRYSPLSFNQRLKVAVEVARCLAYLHERSLPHGDLKPTNIILVGADYSARLTDYGLHRLMTPAGIAEQILNLGALGYRAPELATATKPIPSFKADVYALGVILMELLTRRSAGDIISGQSGAVDLTDWVRLCDQEGRGMDCIDRDIAGGEEQCKAMDDLLAVSLRCILPVNERPNIRQVVEDLCSISV; the protein is encoded by the exons ATGACTCTCTCTCAATATCTCTCTCTACTACTCCTTTTGCTTCTGTTCCACCTCAACGCCTCTTCTGCTTCAGAAGAAGAAGTTCGATCACTTTTGGAGTTCAAAAAGGGCATAAAAGACGACCCATTAGGCAAAATCTTCAACACATGGAGCCAAACGGGTCTCGGGTCAGATCCATCAACATGCCCAAAGTCATTCCACGGCGTCGTTTGTGACACCAACTCAAATTCAGTTATCTCCATTGTACTTGACGGGCTTGGATTAGTGGGTGACTTGAAGTTCTCTACTCTGAATGGGCTAAAACAGCTCAAAAATCTCAGTCTTTCGGGTAACTTTTTCACGGGTCGGGTTGTACCCGCTTTGGGTTCCATGTTCACTCTTCAACATTTGGATCTGTCTGGTAACCAGTTTTATGGGCCAATCCCGGCCAGAATTAACGAGCTTTGGAGTTTGAATTACCTCAATTTGAGTAACAATAATTTTACAGGGGGTTACCCTAGTGGAATTAGTAGTCTTCAGCAGTTGAGAGTAGTGGATTTGCATAATAATGGGCTTTGGGGTGATATTGAGGAGTTGTTTTATGAGTTGAGGTATATTGAGCATCTTGATTTGAGTAACAACTCGTTTTTCGGGTCGTTTTCGAATATGGGACCGGATAATGTATCTGCATTGGCTGCAACAGTTCAGATTATGAATTTGAGTCATAATAACTTGGATGGTGGTTTTTTTAGGGGAGATTTGTTGCAGAGATTTGTGAATTTGAGAGTGTTGGATTTGGGGAATAATGCTTTAATGGGAGAGCTTCCGTCTTTCGGGTTATTGCCTAATTTGAGGGTTCTAAGGCTTGGGAATAATCAGCTCTTCGGGTCGATTCCTGAGGAGCTTTTGCAAGGGATGGTTCCATTGGAAGAACTGGATCTTAGTGGCAATGGATTTTCAG TTGTGGATTTGAGCAGAAATATGCTAGATGATAACATTTCAGTTATTGAGAGCTGGGGAGGCAATCTGGAAACTattgatttgagttcaaacaggTTGACTGGAATTATTCCCAATATAACCTCTCAGTTTCAACGTTTGACTTCTCTTAATTTCGGAAACAATTCTCTCGAGGGAAACTTACCTCCATCATTGGGCACCTACCCAAGACTGGTTACACTTGATCTCAGCACCAATAAACTTGGTGGACCTATTCCACCTACATTGTTCACTTCAATGACATTAATGAACCTCAATATGTCCGGAAATCAGTTGTCAGGATTAATTCCTATTGAAGGCTCTCATAGTAGCGAATTACTTCTTCAACCAACATACCCGGCACTAGAGTCTCTTGATCTTTCAGAAAACTCATTGACAAGTAATTTGTCTTCTGGCATTGGCAATCTGGGGAGGCTTCAAGTGCTAAATCTTGCTAAGAATCAGTTATCAGGCATGCTGCCCAGCGAATTGGGTAAACTTAGAAGTTTGGAATTCCTTGATGTATCTAAAAACAACTTTACGGGTAGAATCCCTGAAAATCTTTCATCGAATTTGAGGGTCTTTAATGTGTCTTACAATGATCTAAGTGGTACAGTCCCTATTAGCTTGAAAAACTTTTCTGATAGTTCATTTCATCCTGGAAACTCACTCTTGATCTTCCCGAGCAACTGGCCACATAATAATCATGGCGTTCCTGATCAAAGTAGTCCGCACCATCACAGCTCGAAATCCAGTATCAAAGTGGCAATTATTGTTGCCTCAGTTGGAGCTCTTTTGATGATTGCCTTCGTTCTCTTCGCTTACCGTCGAGCTCGGGCCCAAGATTCCCGCTTGCGAAGTGGATTTAATGGCCAATCCGCTGGAAGAGATGTTAAACTTGGAAGGTTCAATCGGCCTGCTATTTTCAAGTTCCATGGCTCCTCAGAGCCGCCCCCAACTTCGTTGAGTTTCTCTAATGATCACTTGCTCACATCAAACTCAAGATCGCTGTCTGGGCAAATTGAGTCTGGTACAGAAATTGTTGAGCATGTTTTTCCAGAGGGAGTAACTGCAGGTTCAGCAACTTCGCACACCGTAGGTAATCATCCTACAACATCTGGCCGGAGATCCTCGCCAGACTCTCCAATAGGTTCCTCCCCTCGTTTTATTGACACAATTGAACAACCAGTGACATTGGATGTGTATTCACCTGATCGATTGGCTGGGGAATTGTTCTTCCTGGATGGTTCACTGTCATTTACTGCTGAGGAGTTATCTCGTGCGCCTGCTgaagttctgggtagaagtagcCATGGTACATTGTATAAAGCTACTCTAAATAGTGGTCACGTTCTCACTGTCAAGTGGTTGCGGGTGGGGTTAGtaaaaaacaagaaagaatttGCAAAGGAAGTTAAAAAGATCGGATCTGTCAGGCATCCAAATGCTGTTCCTTTACGAGCATATTACTGGGGTCCTCGGGAACAAGAGAGGCTCATTCTAGCAGACTACATAGCAGGAGATAGCTTGGCAATGCATCTTTATG AGACAACCCCTCGGAGGTACTCCCCGTTATCCTTCAACCAGAGGTTGAAAGTCGCTGTAGAAGTTGCTCGGTGTTTGGCATACCTGCATGAGAGAAGCCTGCCTCATGGAGACTTGAAGCCGACTAATATAATCTTGGTTGGTGCTGATTACAGTGCCCGCCTCACAGATTATGGTCTCCACCGCTTGATGACTCCAGCAGGGATTGCAGAGCAGATATTGAACCTAGGGGCTCTTGGGTACCGCGCTCCCGAACTTGCTACTGCAACGAAACCTATCCCATCGTTTAAGGCTGATGTATACGCTCTTGGCGTGATTCTAATGGAATTGCTCACGAGAAGAAGCGCTGGTGACATAATCTCGGGGCAATCAGGTGCAGTTGATTTAACAGATTGGGTTCGGTTGTGTGATCAAGAAGGTAGAGGAATGGACTGTATTGATAGAGATATTGCAGGAGGAGAAGAACAGTGCAAAGCAATGGATGATCTGCTAGCTGTGTCATTAAGGTGTATTCTACCAGTAAATGAAAGGCCTAACATCAGACAAGTTGTTGAAGATTTGTGTTCCATATCTGTGTGA